A single genomic interval of Microbacterium sp. BLY harbors:
- a CDS encoding histidine kinase: protein MTTQNATPASAAAASPPLRLPLTILHLAGAGVIGGGVIGVLGGLLGAGIGLLIVFGIGVFLLVGLVYALFGVGWFEVERVAGLYRVPTVPLRLRPRERPGFGGWLRTLGRQSIDGRMWRAVANFVITAVLGFFVLRLFWTLVWSAIIAFAPLTPAETIRAPFGGAEIPVSWAPLIGILGVVVSVGAIIGLAFLARTLALAIVARAREAELTERVRASTAQREGAVRAADVERTRIERDLHDGVQPRLVSVGMTLGLAQQKIDSDPAAAKDLISEAHTSTKAAITELRQLARGIHASVLDDRGLDAALSALASRSPIPVQLDVRMDPSAPRPAREAEAAVYFSIAESLTNAAKHSRASEARVTVRLREGNILWARVEDNGMGGAQVLPGGGLDGIANRILAAGGTFRLDSPQGGPTSLEVNVPCAS from the coding sequence ATGACCACACAGAATGCCACCCCGGCCTCCGCGGCAGCGGCCTCGCCGCCGTTGCGCCTCCCCCTCACCATCCTGCACCTGGCGGGTGCGGGGGTGATCGGCGGCGGCGTGATCGGCGTGCTCGGCGGGCTCCTCGGAGCGGGGATCGGCCTCCTCATCGTCTTCGGCATCGGCGTCTTCCTCCTCGTGGGACTGGTGTACGCCCTCTTCGGCGTCGGCTGGTTCGAGGTGGAGCGCGTCGCCGGCCTCTACCGGGTGCCCACTGTTCCGCTCCGCCTGCGACCGCGCGAGCGCCCCGGCTTCGGCGGGTGGCTCCGTACCCTCGGACGGCAGTCGATCGACGGTCGGATGTGGCGAGCGGTCGCGAACTTCGTCATCACCGCCGTTCTCGGCTTCTTCGTGCTGCGGCTGTTCTGGACGCTCGTGTGGTCGGCGATCATCGCGTTCGCGCCGCTGACCCCGGCCGAGACCATCCGGGCGCCGTTCGGCGGGGCGGAGATCCCGGTGTCGTGGGCCCCGCTCATCGGCATCCTCGGTGTCGTCGTTTCGGTCGGCGCGATCATCGGCCTCGCCTTCCTGGCGCGGACGCTGGCCCTGGCGATCGTGGCGCGGGCCCGGGAGGCGGAGCTCACCGAACGGGTGCGTGCCTCCACCGCCCAGCGGGAGGGAGCCGTGCGCGCCGCGGATGTCGAGCGCACCCGCATCGAGCGGGATCTGCACGACGGCGTCCAGCCCCGACTCGTCTCGGTGGGCATGACGCTCGGGCTCGCCCAGCAGAAGATCGACAGCGATCCCGCCGCGGCGAAAGACCTGATCTCCGAGGCGCACACCTCCACGAAGGCGGCGATCACCGAGCTGCGGCAGCTCGCCCGTGGCATCCACGCCTCCGTCCTCGATGATCGCGGACTCGATGCGGCGCTGTCCGCGCTCGCCAGCCGCTCCCCCATCCCGGTGCAGCTCGACGTGCGGATGGATCCGTCGGCGCCGCGGCCGGCGCGGGAGGCGGAGGCGGCGGTGTACTTCTCCATCGCCGAGTCGCTGACCAACGCGGCGAAGCACTCCCGAGCGAGCGAGGCGCGGGTCACCGTCCGCCTCCGTGAGGGGAACATCCTGTGGGCACGGGTCGAGGACAACGGCATGGGCGGCGCGCAGGTGCTCCCGGGCGGCGGCCTCGACGGCATCGCCAACCGGATCCTCGCCGCCGGCGGGACCTTCCGCCTCGACAGCCCGCAGGGCGGTCCGACCAGCCTGGAGGTGAACGTGCCATGCGCATCCTGA
- a CDS encoding DUF721 domain-containing protein, whose amino-acid sequence MSDVVAETAAAAEAPETVATYLRLRGLKPSAKNWKRKRRITVDDDNAPFSPGRDPGTLGAVLDTLTRESGWETTLAREDLVRQWADLAGADTAKHSEPVSLERGLLTVKCDSTAWAKNLQFMRATILTEIGRRYPEAGVENLRFIGPDVPSWKWGPRAVPGRGPRDTYG is encoded by the coding sequence ATGAGTGACGTCGTCGCCGAGACGGCCGCCGCCGCGGAGGCTCCGGAGACCGTCGCCACCTATCTGCGACTGCGGGGGCTGAAGCCGAGCGCCAAGAACTGGAAGCGCAAGCGACGGATCACCGTCGACGACGACAACGCGCCGTTCAGCCCGGGTCGCGACCCCGGGACCCTCGGCGCGGTCCTCGACACGTTGACGCGCGAGTCCGGGTGGGAGACGACACTCGCCCGGGAAGACCTCGTCCGGCAATGGGCCGACCTCGCCGGTGCGGACACCGCGAAACACTCGGAGCCGGTGTCGCTCGAGCGCGGACTGCTCACCGTGAAGTGCGATTCGACGGCCTGGGCGAAGAACCTCCAGTTCATGCGCGCGACCATCCTCACAGAGATCGGGCGACGGTATCCGGAGGCCGGGGTCGAGAACCTCCGCTTCATCGGACCGGACGTCCCCTCGTGGAAATGGGGTCCCAGAGCCGTTCCAGGGCGGGGCCCGCGCGATACCTACGGGTAG
- the gyrA gene encoding DNA gyrase subunit A: protein MTDEERPDINEGHDHGKIDQVDLQSEMQRSYLDYAMAVIVGRALPDVRDGLKPVHRRVIYGMYDGGFRPDKSFSKCARVVGEVMGQYHPHGDSAIYDALVRLVQPWSLRYPLALGQGNFGSPGNMGAAAPRYTETKMAPLALEMVRDIEEDTVDFADNYDGQTQEPTVLPSRFPNLLVNGSVGIAVGMATNIPPHNLREVSDAALWALDNPDLPREQLLEGLLQRIPGPDFPTGAQILGTKGIHEAYRTGRGSITMRAVVNVEEIQGRTCLVITELPYQVNPDNVAVKIGDLARDGKITGIADIRDESSDRTGQRLVVVLKRDAVAKVVLNNLYKHTQLQENFGANMLAIVDGVPRTLAIDGFISHWIGHQIDVIVRRTQFRLNEAEKRMHILRGYLKALDALDEVIALIRRSQTTQDANEGLQKLLDIDDIQADAILQMQLRRLAALERQKIIDQANELEALIADYKAILADEGRQRTIIREELTAIVDRFGDERRTHILHGFDGDVSMEDLIAEEEMVVTITREGYIKRTRSDNYRSQHRGGKGVKGAQLRADDIVEHFFVTTTHHWLLFFTDKGRVYRAKTYEVPEAGRDAKGTHVANLLALQPDESIAQVLDIRDYAVADYLVLATRDGLVKKTRLDNYDTNRQGGVIAIRLNDEDELVSALLVNAEDDILLISRKGMSVRFQATDEALRPMGRATAGVKGMKFREGDSLLSASVAAPGKYVFVVTDGGYAKRTAVEEYRVQGRGGYGIKVAKLNDDRGTLAGGLIVSEDDEVLVVLSSGKVVRSAVAEVPAKGRDTMGVVFARTTEADRILAIARNGERGLTEEETEADAEAAAPDTTETPEDTDA, encoded by the coding sequence ATGACTGACGAAGAACGCCCCGACATCAACGAGGGCCACGACCACGGCAAGATCGACCAGGTCGACCTGCAGTCGGAGATGCAGCGCAGCTATCTCGACTACGCCATGGCCGTGATCGTGGGCCGCGCGCTCCCCGACGTGCGTGACGGCCTCAAGCCGGTGCACCGCCGCGTGATCTACGGCATGTACGACGGCGGCTTCCGTCCCGACAAGTCGTTCTCCAAGTGCGCGCGCGTCGTCGGCGAGGTCATGGGGCAGTACCACCCGCACGGTGACTCCGCGATCTACGACGCCCTCGTCCGCCTCGTGCAGCCGTGGTCGCTGCGTTACCCGCTCGCCCTCGGCCAGGGCAACTTCGGTTCCCCCGGCAACATGGGGGCGGCGGCACCGCGGTACACCGAGACGAAGATGGCCCCGCTCGCGCTCGAGATGGTGCGCGACATCGAAGAGGACACCGTCGACTTCGCCGACAACTACGACGGCCAGACCCAGGAGCCCACGGTCCTGCCGTCGCGGTTCCCGAACCTGCTCGTCAACGGCTCCGTCGGCATCGCCGTCGGCATGGCGACCAACATCCCCCCGCACAACCTCCGTGAGGTGTCCGACGCCGCCCTCTGGGCTCTCGACAACCCCGACCTCCCCCGCGAGCAGCTGCTCGAGGGCCTGCTCCAGCGCATCCCCGGCCCGGACTTCCCGACCGGCGCGCAGATCCTCGGAACCAAGGGCATCCACGAGGCGTACCGCACCGGCCGCGGATCGATCACTATGCGCGCGGTTGTCAACGTCGAGGAGATCCAGGGACGCACGTGCCTGGTCATCACCGAGCTGCCGTACCAGGTGAACCCGGACAACGTGGCTGTCAAGATCGGCGACCTCGCGCGCGACGGCAAGATCACCGGCATCGCCGACATCCGCGACGAGTCCTCGGACCGCACGGGCCAGCGGCTCGTGGTCGTGCTCAAGCGCGACGCGGTCGCGAAGGTCGTGCTGAACAACCTGTACAAGCACACGCAGCTGCAGGAGAACTTCGGCGCGAACATGCTCGCCATCGTCGACGGGGTCCCGCGGACCCTGGCGATCGACGGCTTCATCTCCCACTGGATCGGTCACCAGATCGACGTCATCGTGCGGCGGACGCAGTTCCGTCTCAACGAGGCCGAGAAGCGCATGCACATCCTGCGCGGCTACCTGAAGGCGCTCGATGCACTCGACGAGGTCATCGCGCTCATCCGCCGGTCCCAGACGACGCAGGATGCGAACGAGGGACTGCAGAAGCTCCTCGACATCGACGACATCCAGGCCGACGCGATCCTGCAGATGCAGCTCCGCCGCCTCGCCGCCCTCGAGCGGCAGAAGATCATCGACCAGGCCAACGAGCTCGAGGCGCTCATCGCGGACTACAAGGCGATCCTCGCCGACGAGGGCCGTCAGCGCACCATCATCCGTGAGGAGCTCACCGCCATCGTCGACCGGTTCGGCGACGAGCGACGCACGCACATCCTCCACGGATTCGACGGCGACGTGTCGATGGAAGACCTCATCGCCGAGGAGGAGATGGTCGTCACCATCACCCGCGAGGGCTACATCAAGCGCACCCGGAGCGACAACTACCGCTCCCAGCACCGCGGCGGCAAGGGGGTGAAGGGCGCGCAGCTCCGGGCGGACGACATCGTCGAGCACTTCTTCGTCACGACGACCCACCACTGGCTGCTGTTCTTCACCGACAAGGGCCGGGTCTACCGGGCGAAGACCTACGAGGTCCCCGAGGCCGGGCGCGATGCGAAGGGCACGCACGTTGCGAACCTCCTCGCCCTGCAGCCGGACGAGAGCATCGCGCAGGTGCTCGACATCCGTGACTACGCGGTGGCGGACTACCTGGTGCTCGCGACGCGCGACGGTCTGGTCAAGAAGACCCGTCTGGACAACTACGACACCAACCGTCAGGGCGGCGTCATCGCCATCCGCCTGAACGATGAGGACGAGCTGGTCAGCGCGCTGCTCGTCAACGCCGAGGACGACATCCTCCTCATCAGCCGCAAGGGCATGTCGGTGCGGTTCCAGGCGACCGACGAGGCCCTGCGCCCGATGGGTCGGGCCACCGCGGGCGTCAAGGGAATGAAGTTCCGCGAGGGCGACAGCCTGCTGTCGGCCTCCGTCGCCGCACCCGGAAAGTACGTGTTCGTGGTCACCGACGGCGGGTATGCGAAGCGCACCGCGGTCGAGGAATACCGCGTCCAGGGACGCGGCGGATACGGCATCAAGGTCGCCAAGCTGAACGACGATCGGGGCACGCTCGCGGGCGGTCTGATCGTCTCCGAGGACGACGAGGTCTTGGTGGTTCTGTCCAGCGGCAAGGTGGTACGCTCTGCCGTGGCCGAGGTCCCCGCCAAGGGTCGCGACACCATGGGAGTGGTGTTCGCCCGGACGACGGAGGCCGACCGCATCCTCGCCATCGCCCGGAACGGCGAGCGTGGTCTCACCGAAGAGGAGACCGAGGCGGATGCCGAAGCCGCGGCCCCCGACACGACTGAGACACCCGAGGATACAGACGCATGA
- a CDS encoding DUF4097 family beta strand repeat-containing protein — protein sequence MTTENPGAQGGHTPLTPPSSPATSPAPGAPEPGRSSGATAILVVTAVVGGIALLGAGGTAAVAATGTLLSSNRADAVQTLDVDGLTAIDLDADASMVRIEFANVDEAELSVANGRGTGWTFEREGDELVVRSPQPVFGWWFGNWFGEEERVVLTLPEELSGTDLGANLTLDAGSLDVSGEFGTLEVQVNAGSLDIAGAAEVFDVQMNAGRADVLLDGVTQADLGIAAGDLTVELTGEGPSATTIDVNAGSLNLTLPDVDYRIRQDVSAGSFDATVDESSGARRTIDVSLAAGRISIQPGR from the coding sequence ATGACTACCGAGAACCCCGGAGCACAGGGCGGGCACACCCCGCTCACTCCCCCGTCGTCGCCGGCGACGTCCCCCGCGCCGGGTGCGCCCGAGCCGGGTCGGTCGTCCGGCGCGACCGCGATCCTGGTCGTCACCGCCGTCGTCGGAGGCATCGCTCTCCTCGGGGCCGGCGGGACGGCTGCGGTGGCCGCGACGGGTACCCTCCTCTCGTCGAACCGGGCGGACGCCGTCCAGACGCTCGATGTCGACGGGCTCACGGCGATCGACCTCGACGCCGACGCGAGCATGGTCCGCATCGAGTTCGCGAACGTCGACGAGGCCGAGCTCTCGGTCGCCAACGGCCGCGGGACGGGCTGGACCTTCGAGCGCGAGGGCGACGAGCTGGTCGTCCGCAGTCCCCAGCCGGTCTTCGGCTGGTGGTTCGGCAACTGGTTCGGGGAGGAGGAGCGCGTGGTCCTCACCCTGCCGGAGGAGCTCAGCGGGACCGACCTCGGGGCGAACCTCACGCTTGACGCGGGCTCTCTCGACGTGTCCGGCGAGTTCGGGACGCTGGAGGTGCAGGTCAATGCGGGATCGCTGGACATCGCGGGCGCGGCGGAGGTGTTCGACGTGCAGATGAACGCCGGTCGCGCCGACGTCCTCCTCGACGGCGTGACGCAGGCGGACCTCGGGATCGCGGCGGGCGACCTCACGGTCGAGCTCACCGGCGAGGGGCCGTCCGCGACCACCATCGATGTGAACGCCGGGTCGCTGAACCTGACCCTCCCGGACGTCGACTACCGCATCCGGCAGGACGTCAGTGCCGGGTCGTTCGACGCCACCGTGGACGAGTCCTCCGGTGCGCGGCGCACGATCGATGTCTCCCTCGCCGCGGGCCGCATCAGCATCCAGCCGGGTCGGTGA
- the recF gene encoding DNA replication/repair protein RecF (All proteins in this family for which functions are known are DNA-binding proteins that assist the filamentation of RecA onto DNA for the initiation of recombination or recombinational repair.) — protein sequence MIVEHLSLVDFRNYATAELALHRGPNVLVGRNGQGKTNLAEAVVFLATLGSHRVSSDAPMVRDGQEFAVIRARLSHGERRVLVEVQINRQGSNKARINGSPSKTNELPRYAHVVLFAPEDLQIVRGDPSARRRFADQLLIQRTPRLAAVLGDYDRVLKQRNALLKSARARGIRGDALSTLDVWDDKLVSLGSEIITARQRLAADLQQPVADAYAAIAGADHRPRLDWALSVAGGDPEDDDDRDEADGASPAEDVRGDARRIAEMFRASLAAKRSHELDRGLTLTGPHRDDLVLKVRDLPVKGYASHGESWSVALALRLASAELLRSESPAGDPVLILDDVFAELDADRRQRLAALTAGYEQVVVTAAVEEDIPDVLHAHVVRIAAGTITDERDRPQAEEAPDE from the coding sequence GTGATTGTGGAGCATCTCAGCCTGGTCGATTTCCGCAATTACGCGACCGCCGAACTGGCCCTGCACCGCGGACCGAACGTCCTCGTCGGGCGGAACGGTCAGGGCAAGACCAACCTCGCCGAGGCCGTCGTCTTCCTCGCGACGCTCGGCTCTCATCGGGTGTCGTCCGATGCACCGATGGTGCGGGACGGCCAGGAGTTCGCCGTCATCCGTGCGCGGCTCTCGCATGGCGAGCGCCGGGTGCTCGTCGAAGTGCAGATCAACCGGCAGGGCTCGAACAAGGCACGCATCAACGGCTCTCCCTCGAAGACGAACGAGCTGCCGCGGTACGCGCACGTCGTGCTCTTCGCCCCCGAAGACCTCCAGATCGTGCGCGGCGACCCGTCTGCCCGCCGCCGATTCGCCGATCAGCTCCTCATCCAGCGCACCCCGCGTCTCGCCGCGGTGCTGGGCGACTACGACCGGGTGCTCAAGCAGCGCAACGCCCTGCTCAAGTCGGCCAGGGCGCGGGGTATCCGCGGCGACGCACTGAGCACCCTCGACGTCTGGGACGACAAGCTCGTCTCCCTCGGGTCGGAGATCATCACCGCGCGGCAGCGGTTGGCGGCGGATCTGCAGCAGCCGGTCGCCGACGCCTACGCGGCGATCGCCGGTGCCGACCACCGCCCGCGACTCGACTGGGCGCTGTCGGTGGCGGGCGGTGACCCCGAAGACGACGACGACCGCGATGAGGCCGACGGTGCGTCCCCGGCGGAGGATGTGCGTGGGGACGCGCGGCGCATCGCCGAGATGTTCCGCGCCTCACTCGCAGCGAAGAGATCCCACGAGCTCGACCGGGGCCTCACCCTCACCGGGCCGCACCGCGACGACCTGGTCCTGAAGGTGCGTGACCTGCCGGTGAAGGGGTACGCCTCGCACGGCGAGTCGTGGTCGGTCGCGCTCGCGTTGCGCCTGGCGTCCGCCGAGCTGCTGCGCAGCGAATCCCCCGCCGGCGATCCCGTGCTCATCCTCGACGACGTGTTCGCGGAGCTCGATGCGGATCGGCGTCAACGGCTGGCCGCGCTCACCGCCGGGTATGAGCAGGTGGTGGTCACGGCGGCGGTGGAGGAGGATATCCCCGACGTGCTCCACGCCCATGTCGTCCGCATCGCAGCGGGCACCATCACCGACGAGCGGGATCGTCCGCAGGCAGAGGAGGCGCCGGATGAGTGA
- the gyrB gene encoding DNA topoisomerase (ATP-hydrolyzing) subunit B — protein MTPESPADETEPNNDASSGSQAGGSAAPAPKKQQPGEYGADSIQILEGLEAVRKRPGMYIGSTGPRGLHHLVYEIVDNSVDEALAGYADTILVTLLADGGVRVVDNGRGIPVDPHSSDPSKSTVEVVLTILHAGGKFGGGAYAVSGGLHGVGSSVVNALSTRFDVEVKQKGFVWRHRFAEGGVPQQKLEKGEATDETGTSITFWPDAEIFQETVEFDYDTLRTRFQQMAFLNKGLRIELSDERPESAYETEEDGQAVTKQPADVFYYERGLVDYVEYLNKVRHAEVVNDEIIAFESEDTDRKISLEVAMQWTTSYTENVFTYANTINTHEGGTHEEGFRAALTTLVNRYARANNLLKEKDDNLSGDDVREGLTAVISIKLGEPQFEGQTKTKLGNTEAKAFVQKVVGDQLGDWFDRNPNQAKNVIRKAIDAATARLAARKARETARRKSVFESAAMPDKLKDCTSKDPSISEIFLVEGDSAGGSAVQGRDPHTQAILALRGKILNVERARLDKALGNKEVQAMIQAFGTGIGEEFDIEKARYHKIVLMADADVDGQHITTLLLTLLFRYMRGLIEAGFVYLAMPPLYRLKWSNAAHEYVFSDAERDALLAYGLENGKRIPKDAGIQRYKGLGEMNAKELWETTMDHTTRTLRQVTIEDAAAADEIFSVLMGEDVESRRSFIQRNAKDVRFLDI, from the coding sequence ATGACGCCTGAATCCCCTGCTGACGAGACGGAACCGAACAACGACGCTTCGTCGGGCTCACAGGCCGGAGGATCGGCGGCACCCGCACCGAAGAAGCAGCAGCCCGGTGAGTACGGCGCCGACTCGATCCAGATCCTCGAAGGACTCGAGGCCGTCCGCAAGCGCCCCGGCATGTACATCGGCTCCACCGGTCCTCGGGGTCTGCACCACCTCGTCTACGAGATCGTCGACAACTCGGTCGACGAGGCACTGGCCGGCTACGCCGACACGATCCTCGTCACGCTCCTCGCGGACGGCGGCGTCCGCGTGGTCGACAACGGCCGCGGCATCCCGGTCGACCCGCACTCCTCCGACCCGTCGAAGTCCACCGTCGAGGTCGTCCTCACGATCCTCCACGCGGGCGGCAAGTTCGGCGGCGGCGCCTATGCCGTCTCCGGCGGCCTGCACGGCGTCGGCTCTTCGGTCGTGAACGCCCTGTCGACCCGTTTCGACGTGGAGGTCAAGCAGAAGGGCTTCGTCTGGCGGCACCGCTTCGCCGAGGGCGGCGTCCCGCAGCAGAAGCTCGAGAAGGGCGAGGCCACCGACGAGACCGGCACGAGCATCACGTTCTGGCCGGATGCGGAGATCTTCCAGGAGACCGTCGAGTTCGACTACGACACGCTCCGCACCCGCTTCCAGCAGATGGCATTCCTCAACAAGGGGCTGCGCATCGAGCTGTCCGACGAGCGTCCGGAGTCCGCGTACGAGACCGAGGAGGACGGCCAGGCGGTCACGAAGCAGCCGGCCGACGTCTTCTACTACGAGCGCGGACTGGTCGACTACGTCGAGTACCTGAACAAGGTGCGTCACGCCGAGGTCGTCAACGACGAGATCATCGCGTTCGAGTCGGAGGACACGGACCGCAAGATCTCGCTCGAGGTCGCGATGCAGTGGACCACGTCCTACACCGAGAACGTGTTCACCTACGCCAACACGATCAACACCCACGAGGGTGGCACCCACGAGGAGGGCTTCCGCGCGGCGCTCACGACCCTCGTCAACCGCTACGCCCGGGCGAACAACCTCCTCAAGGAGAAGGACGACAACCTCTCCGGCGACGACGTGCGCGAGGGTCTCACGGCTGTCATCTCCATCAAGCTCGGTGAGCCCCAGTTCGAGGGGCAGACCAAGACCAAGCTCGGCAACACCGAGGCGAAGGCGTTCGTGCAGAAGGTCGTCGGCGACCAGCTCGGCGACTGGTTCGACCGCAACCCGAACCAGGCGAAGAACGTCATCCGCAAGGCGATCGATGCGGCGACCGCCCGTCTCGCCGCCCGGAAGGCACGCGAGACGGCTCGACGCAAGAGCGTCTTCGAGTCGGCGGCCATGCCGGACAAGCTCAAGGACTGCACGAGCAAGGACCCGTCGATCAGCGAGATCTTCCTCGTCGAGGGAGACTCGGCCGGCGGTTCGGCCGTGCAGGGGCGCGACCCGCACACCCAGGCGATCCTCGCGCTGCGCGGCAAGATCCTCAACGTCGAGCGCGCGCGTCTCGACAAGGCGCTCGGCAACAAGGAAGTCCAGGCGATGATCCAGGCCTTCGGCACGGGCATCGGCGAGGAGTTCGACATCGAGAAGGCGCGGTATCACAAGATCGTGCTGATGGCCGATGCCGACGTCGACGGCCAGCACATCACCACGCTGCTGCTCACGCTGCTGTTCCGGTACATGCGCGGACTCATCGAGGCCGGCTTCGTGTACCTCGCCATGCCCCCGCTCTACCGCCTGAAGTGGTCGAACGCGGCGCACGAGTACGTGTTCAGCGACGCGGAGCGCGACGCCCTGCTCGCGTACGGCCTGGAGAACGGCAAGCGCATCCCGAAGGACGCGGGCATCCAGCGGTACAAGGGTCTCGGCGAGATGAACGCGAAGGAGCTGTGGGAGACCACGATGGACCACACCACGCGGACCCTGCGCCAGGTGACCATCGAGGACGCAGCCGCGGCGGACGAGATCTTCAGCGTGCTGATGGGCGAGGACGTGGAATCGCGTCGGAGCTTCATCCAGCGCAACGCCAAGGACGTCCGCTTCCTCGACATCTGA
- a CDS encoding response regulator transcription factor, producing MRILICEDSVLLREGLVRLLEDAGHEVVAALTDTTDLRATVASESPDLCILDVRLPPTFTDEGIRAALDLRAVHPSLAILVLSQYVEERYASDLIAAQGGPLGYLLKDRVADVAEFIDSVQRIADGATVLDPEVVAQLLTRRNRDDRMMRLTERERTVLALIAEGKSNQAIAGLLFLSEASVEKHITSIFQKLGFEQGESGNRRVLAALAHIENTGGTSPSNGQTGATR from the coding sequence ATGCGCATCCTGATCTGCGAGGACTCGGTCCTGCTGCGCGAAGGGCTCGTGCGTCTGCTCGAGGACGCCGGTCATGAGGTGGTCGCCGCACTCACCGACACCACCGACCTCCGCGCCACCGTGGCGTCCGAGTCACCGGACCTCTGCATCCTCGACGTGCGGCTCCCGCCGACGTTCACGGACGAAGGCATCCGCGCCGCGCTCGACCTCCGGGCCGTGCATCCGTCGCTGGCGATCCTCGTGCTCTCGCAGTACGTGGAGGAGCGCTACGCGTCCGACCTCATCGCCGCTCAGGGCGGGCCGCTCGGATACCTCCTCAAGGATCGGGTGGCCGACGTCGCCGAGTTCATCGACTCGGTGCAGCGGATCGCCGACGGTGCCACCGTCCTCGACCCCGAGGTCGTCGCGCAGCTGCTGACCCGCCGCAACCGTGACGACCGCATGATGCGGCTCACGGAGCGCGAGCGGACGGTGCTCGCGCTCATCGCGGAGGGGAAGTCGAACCAGGCGATCGCGGGGCTCCTCTTCCTCTCGGAGGCGAGCGTCGAGAAGCACATCACCTCCATCTTCCAGAAGCTGGGCTTCGAGCAGGGCGAGTCGGGCAACCGCCGGGTCCTCGCCGCTCTCGCCCACATCGAGAACACGGGCGGCACGTCGCCGTCGAACGGCCAGACAGGAGCCACACGATGA
- a CDS encoding DUF3566 domain-containing protein yields MSTVADKLAKKSTRKTGGKQVRLRLVYVDFWSAVKLSFLGAVALAVVTMVSFFLIFLVLQATGIMSTADEFVRSFTDGAIPLSELVGLPQVMAFAAVVAILNLIVFTVLGAVVAGIYNLAVKVTGGLLVGFMSN; encoded by the coding sequence ATGAGCACAGTGGCCGACAAGCTGGCGAAGAAGTCGACACGCAAGACCGGCGGCAAGCAGGTCCGTCTGCGCCTGGTCTACGTCGACTTCTGGTCCGCGGTGAAGCTCTCATTCCTGGGAGCGGTCGCCCTCGCCGTCGTCACCATGGTGTCGTTCTTCCTCATCTTCCTCGTGCTCCAGGCCACCGGGATCATGTCCACGGCCGACGAGTTCGTCCGCAGCTTCACCGACGGCGCCATCCCGCTGTCGGAGTTGGTGGGTCTGCCGCAGGTCATGGCGTTCGCGGCCGTCGTCGCGATCCTCAACCTCATCGTCTTCACGGTGCTCGGCGCGGTCGTGGCCGGCATCTACAACCTGGCAGTGAAGGTCACCGGCGGTCTGCTCGTCGGCTTCATGTCGAACTGA